The following proteins are encoded in a genomic region of Gouania willdenowi chromosome 6, fGouWil2.1, whole genome shotgun sequence:
- the slc37a3 gene encoding sugar phosphate exchanger 3 yields the protein MPPSCRGCLSQYTHHHLVVFLLTFFSYVLLHASRKTFSNVKVSISAQWTPSFQNDSAVAFSPNETWENNRLFANENEATLFLGVLDSIFLFSYAVGLYLSGVIGDRVNLRYVLCVGLCGSAVVEFVFGTVTEWLHIYNVYVYCVLWVLNGLLQSAVWPSVVAVMGNWFGKAGRGFIFGLWSACASVGNILGAFLASSMLKYGYEYAFLVTSVVQFAGGVVVFFGLLTSPKEVGLDVESGTGLNPVETDTGSYRPLMSDEEDEEVHVYCRQQQDEQEPEEVQVEPPQAVSFLQAFCLPGVLPYSLAYACLKLVNYSFFFWLPFYLSNNYKWKEAEADRLSVWYDVGGIIGATVQGLISDLMGKRAPVLALSLALAMGALVGYSRSPNDQVINAVLLATTGFFIGGPSGMISSAISADLGRQEAVRGSQEALATVTGIVDGTGSIGAAAGQYLVSLIESNLGWMSVFYFFIVMTGGSIMFISPLLLKELRSMWSERRALQRQL from the exons ATGCCTCCCTCGTGCCGTGGCTGCCTGTCACAGTACACCCATCATCATCTGGTTGTCTTCCTCCTCACCTTTTTTAG CTATGTGCTGCTGCACGCCTCCAGGAAGACGTTCAGCAATGTGAAAGTGAGCATCTCTGCTCAGTGGACGCCATCTTTCCAGAATGACTCAGCGGTTGCCTTCTCCCCCAATGAG ACGTGGGAGAACAATCGTCTGTTTGCAAATGAAAATGAGGCCACCCTGTTTCTTGGAGTGCTGGACTCCATCTTCCTCTTCTCCTACGCTgtg GGTCTGTATCTGAGCGGCGTGATCGGAGACAGAGTGAACCTACGCTACGTGCTCTGTGTGGGCTTGTGTGGCTCGGCTGTAGTG GAGTTTGTGTTCGGCACCGTCACAGAATGGCTCCACATCTACAACGTGTACGTGTACTGCGTGCTGTGGGTGCTGAACGGCCTGCTGCAGTCTGCAGTGTGGCCCAGCGTGGTCGCCGTCATGGGCAACTGGTTTGGAAAGGCGGG GAGAGGCTTCATATTTGGTTTATGGAGTGCCTGTGCCTCTGTGGGAAACATCCTGGGTGCCTTCCTGGCTTCTAGTATGCTCAAATATGGATATGAG TATGCCTTCCTGGTGACCTCGGTGGTACAGTTTGCTGGAGGAGTGGTGGTTTTCTTCGGCCTTCTAACCTCTCCTAAGGAAGTTG gtTTGGATGTGGAGTCAGGGACTGGCCTGAACCCAGTGGAGACGGACACAGGCAGTTACAGGCCTCTGATGAGTGACGAGGAGGATGAAGAGGTGCACGTGTACTGCAGACAGCAGCAGGATGAACAGGAGCCAGAGGAGGTTCAGGTTGAGCCTCCACAAGCTGTCAGCTTCCTGCAGGCTTTCTGCCTGCCCGGAGTTCTGCCT taCTCCTTGGCGTATGCCTGTCTGAAACTGGTCAACTACTCCTTCTTCTTCTGGCTCCCGTTCTACTTGAGCAACAACTACAAATGGAAGGAGGCCGAGGCTGACCGGCTCTCAGTGTGGTACGATGTCGGGGGAATCATCG GTGCGACGGTTCAGGGTCTGATCTCAGACCTAATGGGGAAGAGAGCACCAGTGTTGGCCCTGAGTCTGGCTCTGGCTATGGGAGCTCTGGTGGGCTACAGCC GATCTCCTAACGATCAGGTGATAAACGCTGTGCTCCTCGCCACCACCGGCTTCTTCATCGGAGGTCCGTCCGGCATGATCAGCTCGGCTATATCAGCTGACCTGGGCCGACAGGAGGCTGTAAGGGGCAGTCAGGAGGCTCTGGCTACCGTCACTGGTATAGTGGATGGAACAGGAAGCATCGGGGCTGCTGCAGGACAG TATCTGGTTTCCCTGATTGAGAGCAACCTGGGCTGGATGAGTGTCTTCTACTTCTTTATAGTCATG ACTGGAGGCAGCATCATGTTCATCTCTCCTCTGCTGCTCAAAGAGCTGCGCAGCATGTGGAGCGAGCGACGAGCTCTGCAGAGGCAGCTGTGA
- the LOC114465840 gene encoding DENN domain-containing protein 2A-like: MDTWKLCDGGRCPLIMEATRRMRTEPECIYATVNRKKKSDLQKQSPFKSKEKGLKLPFVPLENLSTNKNKASVMAHRLLNIDRHSNDSSVTVGTKLVRSSGSKIKEKISLWEGKEPTSSPSTSDSLRQCANEKTSESLSKSKGKPTENRPCLLNEPVKEREGSTSRVEQSISHGEKNSRKVVDCIQNQDNEKENVEEIRLCSPSMTNNQKVGTLRKSIERRTTTQQSQEKKAVFTLFKKLEAMGENYGRQSQELGNYFSPPNKDKHVEMRKQESDTMGQSNVSSSCGTKEWTRHLENAYTEPGTAPINPVPKPRRTFQHPAFFSKSQRLGRGQRNLPPLPSTSSNTSLKPPSGVYGRSKGERVGDNFKRRSFEYEDLAESNRLLITRTQSQEHHYEDIQDPFKENPYEDVELESLSSQQSLPSSPGADTSKGSQTGFFRQNSGRSFKLLDLRRANQQTHSPSGGGVSPPIQLSPPSTPSRPDQTSWISGDPYSRTCRRIPTVVLRINSIFETPYRKKHFRGLYRYAETSSGRVTDDNTDSESEFEERAKAHHQRLSTVKSILSRPNQNQARLNGANNRKISLAQELHQRKLFEYFLVVSLQRSKTGAHYLPEVTQQFPPKLERGFKFMRETEDQLRIIPQFCFPDAKDWKPVETYPSEMFSFVLTGEDGSRRFGYCRRLLPSGKGKRLPEVYCIVSHLGCFNLFSKVLDEVERRRALSPALVQPFMRAIMEAQFPAPGRTINIKTFLPGSGTEVMELCRPSDSRLEHVNFECLFSCLSLRLLLGVFSSLLLERRVIFTADKLSTLSQCCHAVVALLYPFVWQHTYIPVLPSAMLDIVCTPTPFIVGLLSSSLSQLTELPLEEVLVVDLGNNRFLKQLDDEDSILPSKLQSALENILERRRELANERGADTISESSHLSTVVSEAFVRFFVELVGHYPLFITGEREDGYSSSSSSPGPSSFQHQSFRKAIPSKSVRRFLEVFMETQMFGWFVHERELHRQALRGLFEVRVQEYLDSISENEHRRVNRFLKGLGNKMKFLSKK, encoded by the exons ATGGACACGTGGAAACTGTGCGATGGTGGGAG GTGTCCACTCATCATGGAGGCCACTAGGAGAATGAGAACAGAGCCAGAGTGCATTTATGCGACTGTAAACAG GAAAAAGAAGAGCGACCTCCAGAAGCAGAGTCCCtttaaatcaaaagaaaaagggCTAAAGCTCCCCTTCGTCCCTTTGGAAAACCTGAGTACCAACAAGAACAAAGCATCGGTGATGGCTCACAGACTGCTAAATATTGACCGTCATAGCAATGACAGCAGCGTCACAGTTGGAACCAAGCTGGTCAGGTCCAGCGGAAGCAAAATCAAGGAGAAGATTTCTCTATGGGAAGGCAAAGAGCCGACATCTTCCCCCTCTACCTCAGACAGTTTAAGACAATGTGCAAATGAAAAAACATCTGAATCACTTAGTAAGAGCAAAGGCAAGCCTACCGAAAACCGGCCATGTTTACTCAATGAACCAGTGAAAGAACGAGAAGGAAGTACAAGTAGGGTAGAGCAAAGTATTAGCCATGGGGAGAAGAATAGTAGAAAAGTTGTAGACTGCATACAAAACCAAGACAATGAGAAAGAGAATGTTGAAGAGATTAGATTGTGTTCGCCTTCAATGACAAACAATCAGAAAGTTGGAACGCTCCGAAAAAGTATTGagagaagaacaacaacacaacaaagccAAGAAAAGAAAGCTGTGTTCACTCTCTTCAAAAAGCTGGAAGCTATGGGTGAAAACTATGGACGACAATCCCAAGAACTGGGAAACTACTTCAGCCCACCAAATAAAGACAAGCATGTGGAGATGAGGAAGCAGGAGTCTGACACCATGGGTCAAAGCAATGTGTCATCGTCATGTGGGACCAAAGAGTGGACTAGGCATCTGGAGAACGCGTACACAGAGCCAGGAACAGCTCCCATCAACCCGGTCCCCAAACCCCGACGCACCTTCCAACATCCAGCTTTCTTTTCAAAAAGTCAGAGGCTAGGGAGAGGACAAAGGAACCTCCCTCCACTGCCCTCCACATCTTCCAACACTTCTTTAAAACCTCCATCTGGGGTTTATGGGAGATCAAAGGGTGAGAGAGTAGGAGACAACTTTAAAAG GAGATCGTTTGAGTATGAAGACCTGGCTGAGTCAAACAGACTGCTCATCACTCGCACACAGTCTCAAGAACATCACTATGAAGACATCCAGG ACCCATTCAAGGAGAACCCCTATGAGGACGTAGAGCTGGAGAGTCTGAGCTCCCAACAGTCTTTGCCCTCCTCTCCGGGTGCTGACACATCCAAG GGCTCACAAACAGGTTTCTTTAGACAGAATTCTGGTAGAAGCTTCAAACTCTTAGACCTGCGGAGAGCTAACCAGCAGACACACAGCCCCAGTGGTGGGGGTGTTTCCCCTCCGATCCAGCTCAGCCCTCCGTCCACCCCATCACGGCCTGATCAAACCTCCTGGATCTCTGGGGACCCTTACAGCCGCACCTGCCGAAGGATCCCAACG GTTGTTCTGAGGATCAACAGCATTTTTGAGACTCCATACAGGAAGAAACATTTCAGGGGGCTCTATCGTTATGCTGAGACAAGTTCAGGGAGAG TAACTGATGACAACACTGACTCTGAGAGTGAGTTTGAAGAAAGAGCAAAAG cTCACCACCAACGTCTTTCCACGGTTAAATCCATACTGAGTCGACCAAACCAGAATCAGGCCCGTTTAAATGGTGCCAACAACAGGAAGATCTCTCTGGCCCAAGAACTTCACCAGCGTAAACTTTTTGAATACTTCCTGGTTGTGTCGCTACAGAGGTCAAAAACTGGCGCCCACTATCTGCCAGAGGTCACGCAGCAGTTTCCTCCAAAA CTGGAGAGAGGCTTTAAATTCATGAGGGAGACAGAAGATCAGCTGAGGATTATCCCTCAGTTCTGTTTCCCAGATGCCAAAGACTGGAAGCCGGTGGAGACCTACCCAAG tgagatgttttcttttgttttgactGGGGAAGATGGAAGCAGGAGATTCGGATACTGTCGGCGTTTACTG CCCAGTGGGAAAGGCAAACGACTGCCAGAAGTCTATTGTATTGTTAGCCACCTTGGTTGTTTCAACCTCTTCTCAAAG GTGTTGGATGAGGTAGAGAGGCGGAGGGCTCTATCTCCAGCCCTCGTCCAACCCTTCATGAGGGCAATCATGGAAGCCCAGTTTCCGGCTCCAGGCAGAACAATCAACATCAAAACATTTCTTCCTGGCTCAGGCACTGAG GTGATGGAGCTCTGCCGACCCTCAGATTCACGCCTGGAGCATGTGAACTTTGAGTGTTTGTTCTCGTGTTTGAGTCTGCGACTGCTCCTCGGGGTTTTCAGCTCTTTGCTCCTGGAGAGGCGGGTCATCTTTACTGCTGACAAGCTCAG TACTCTCTCCCAGTGCTGCCATGCAGTCGTGGCATTGCTTTACCCCTTCGTATGGCAGCACACGTACATCCCGGTGCTACCCTCTGCGATGCTGGATATTGTCTGCACTCCGACCCCCTTCATAGTTGGCCTACTCTCCAGCTCCCTGTCCCAGCTTACTGAGCTGCCTTTGGAGGAG GTTCTAGTTGTGGATTTGGGAAACAATCGATTTCTCAAACAG TTGGATGATGAAGACTCTATTTTGCCATCGAAGCTCCAATCAGCCCTAGAGAACATTCTGGAGCGGAGAAGAGAACTTGCAAATGAGAGAGGAGCTGATACAATCAGTG AATCCAGTCATCTAAGCACCGTCGTATCCGAAGCATTTGTTCGTTTCTTTGTGGAGCTGGTGGGCCACTATCCTCTGTTTATCACTGGTGAACGGGAAGATGGCtactcctcctcatcctcctccccAGGCCCATCCTCCTTTCAGCATCAGAGTTTTCGTAAAGCCATCCCTTCCAAGTCGGTACGCCGCTTCCTGGAGGTCTTCATGGAGACCCAGATGTTTGGCTGGTTCGTCCATGAGCGGGAGCTCCACAGACAGGCTCTGAGAG GCCTGTTTGAAGTGAGAGTGCAGGAGTATCTGGACTCCATCAGTGAAAATGAACATCGCAGGGTGAACAGGTTTCTCAAAGGCTTGG GGAACAAAATGAAGTTTCTATCCAAGAAATAA